The Setaria viridis chromosome 9, Setaria_viridis_v4.0, whole genome shotgun sequence sequence TACGGCCCCCGCGGCAGCATCTACAGCACGCTGCTAGAAGACCCACGGCGCTGCACGCTCGTCAGATGGCGTCGTCAGCAACACAGATCGGCGGCCCCGCCAACAGTACTGGCGAAACGCTCCTCCGAGTCTCATGGCACCGGACCAGCCATGGGAGGCCAGATCCATACCCTATGATGCCGGATCTACCAACCACGAGGAGGCTCGTACCAGGCAAGCATGTAGTTGAGACGGAGGAGCAGATGGAAATTTATGaagggagaaagagaggagtGGAAGAAGGAGACCTcaaggaggagagggaaggggtGTCGTGGCCACGGGCTTCGGCACCGTCgcgggccaccgccgccgctcgctggacgctggcggcggctgcggacAGGGGAGGGCCTGACCGGGAGTctcggcggcgggaggcagaGTCGCCCCTCCCGTCGCCCGCGTAGGCGACGTAGAGGGGTGGCTTTTCGACCCATATCGATACGTAGCCTTCGATAGTGAATTCTGTTTCTGATATATCGTACGATAATTAATTGTTTCGTATATTTGTGATTATAAGTTCATTCTCTTCTTTTAGCTCCGTACCATGTCCAAAAAAGAAATTCTATGTGACACTCGTTTAATGTGCATACTTTGATGCAGGACTCTTGGAGTAGCCTTGTTATGCCATTGAATTTCTTTGactttagaaaaaaattacaaatattgAGTCCAGGCCTTTTTGCAAATACATGCACCACAGAGCTCCGCAAAATGAAATCCGATAAGGGAAAAACGGAAAAACAAAAAGGCTCAGCTTCCAGTGCAAAGAATCAGCAGCATGGGTGCCAGCCCATTAACTTGCACGTTGGGCCGTTAGCCCAACAACGAATGAGCGCGTATCGACGACCTGGAACCTTCTAGACCTCCCGCGACGCACCCCGTTTCCCGATCCTACCCTCAGCGCCAAACTCCGCACCCCGCACGCTGTCCGGGGGCAAATTCGTAAAGCCCCacccccgcgccgtcgccgttctcccaaataaaccctaaaccctgcGGGCCGCGGCTACAGCAAAAGCCACCGCAAGCAGAAGCCCGCATCAACTTGCTCCCCACGAAGAAACGAGCGGAAGAGCTCCTCGCGGCGATGGCGAAGCGTCTGATCCCCTCGCTGAACCGGGTGCTGGTGGAGAAGCTGCTGCAGCCCAAGAAGAGCGCcggcggcatcctcctcccggaGACCACCAAGCAGGTTCGCGCTGCATAGATCTCGCTCGTTTGTCTCAGCTTCCCGTGGTGGGTCCCTGCTCCATCCGCGCGTGATTGGTCCAGCGCTTGTGCGCGGGAGGCCTTCTCGGCGTGGAGTTTGGGTTTGTAGATCCGGGTCGGGGAAGTTGAGATTCCTGTTGGGAGGGAGGGGATAATGGCAGTATCGCAGTTGCTTGGGGAAAAGTGGTAGTTTTGAGTCGATGCGTTGTGATTATTAGACATTAATCAGATTATGTTTGTGATGATCCGACTACAAAGGAGGGTTTTGAGCGCTCTGTAAACTATTCAGTTGAGGAGCTATTAGCCAGCTTGTTATTATTTGAGCATTGCAACTAATCTTTATTTTCTTGGATGAAGCCTGAAAGGCTGAAATTATGCTCTTGTATGATTCCGTGATGATACCAAATGGTCCGGTGGCAGCTTGAATTCATGAACCGGTTCCAAGACCAAATCAAATATTTTGAACTATGTGTTCAAGGTTTGGGGATGGAATTCTGTTTGCATGACCTGATTTTTTTCTGCTCCTCAGGGATCCCATGGTATGCAGCGTTAGAGAACCGACAATGGACTTAAAAATATGTACAGTTGAATAGATTAGGTGTTGATGCTACATAGTTTTTACTAATTAGTTGCTACGATAAACTTCTGTACATGCATCAAGAAAGATTATTTGATGTCGGAGTGATATTGCATAAATTCTTATGTATTTTGATTGAAACACAGCTCACTTGATGCATCATTGTGTGGTAGATTTTTGTTATTGTCCATGTGAGTCTTGGTAGTACCAAGGCTGTATAATCTGCTATCTTATATTTATGGTTTATGATTCGTTAAAATATATCAACTTGTTATGTCATTGTGCTGTTGACGTGGGTTTTGCCTTGGATGCTGGTTTTGGTGATTTCGTAATCTAGCTTACAGAAGACACCGCTGATGTATGATCAGGGCTAAATAAAATGCATTATGACCTTCCTTAGAGATAGTGAAACTGCTGTCTTTATGAGACAAGTGCTAGTGCTAAGATTATTTTTCCATTCTTTGGTTCTTATTTGGGCAACATTGCATACTAGTGGTAATGAATTTTCTGTTACTGCAATATCTCTATCAAGCCCTGCCTGAGGCCCTTTACAGATCATTAGATCAATCTTGGCAGTGTGAGCATTTGGCTTGCATATTTCTTTCATAATATGCTGCTGTATGCACAATTTTCTGGTAGATTTGCATATAGATGTGGGTGCACATTGCATAGGGCGAGTTTGAGTTGAAATGTAATAATCTGGTTAATTTAGGTCCAGATTGAGCTTGAGTTCATTTTGGTCTTGAGTTTTTTATGTTCCTTTGGAGCCTAATACATACCTTCTATTTGAATCCAGCTGAATGCTGCTAAAGTCATAGCTGTTGGTCCTGGTGATCGTGATAGGGATGGCAAGCTGATACCTGTATCCCTGAATGAAGGTGACACTGTTCTACTTCCTGAGTATGGTGGAACAGAAGTGAAGCTCGCTGAGAAGGAGTACGTGAAATTTCTTTATCGTGTTAATTTGGCTCgatatttctttcttttcccttttctgttGCTTCGGTTGCCACTCCAAGTTTTCAAAAACTTATTAACTTGCATTCTGGAAGGTAGAGCAAGTGAAATGGCAACTAGGTTCCTTCTGCTAAGACACTGTAATTAAGCCAATATATGCTTAAGCTGGTTATATTTCCGATTATGTAAGCTGCTTAATTCTTTAAATCAACTCCTTCATTGGAGTTGACCAATTAAGGATTTAGGTTGCAATAATTCTGTGCATGGTCCTATGAATTAGTAGTCTGAATGGGTgtttgcttcttctcatctgctCATATTTTCTGGTTTGCTGACACTATTTTTCTCCATATGCTATATGAATCTTTAACTGAAGTGGGTGCTAGTTATAAAATTCATAGCTAAAGGCAATTTTGATTTAAGACTAATACACAGTTCACTCTGGTTTGTCAAGTGCTGCATCCGATTCCATGCTGGATGTCTAACCTGGCTGCTTGCAATCTCAGGTACCTTCTTTTCAGAGAGCACGACATACTGGGAAAGCTTTTGGAGTAACTTCGGGCTGCAATGATCCCAAGGCTGCAGTTGTTTGCAAGTAGAGATGCAGGAGTGTAGCAAGAGACTTCTCTCTTTTTTGTGTGAATGGGAAAAACAAAACCCAACCATGAGAATTCGATGACATTGCCTCATCCTGAAATATCTTTTGAAATGATATAATGGCTCATTTGACGCTCGAATGGTTGCCATCGTGTTATCATTACATAATTGCTCATTTTGACGCTCGAATGACGCTCGGGGCAGGACAAGTGACGCTGCAGATTTatttcctgctgctgctgttacATGTAACTCTTCAACTGTGTTTGTTTTGGGATTACAGTGTTCAGCATCTTCATGTGGACAGTATGGACGGCTCGGCATACGGTCCGTCCAGCACGCCCCTGGCCACGAAGCGATACGCTGCTTCGGTGAGATGCTCCCCATCCCATGGGATGTACTTCGACGTGGCATTGCAAGACACAAACGAGTTGGAGTTGTAAGGGCCGCCGTCTTCGCAGCACGCCACCAGAGCTCCGTCCTCCGCAAACCATGCGAGGTTAGAGGTCATCTCCAGCGTATTCTCAGCATGTGAGATTAAGCTAGCCCACGAAATCTATAGATGTCCATGCAGCCCGACACGAAGCCTGGTTTTTTGGCCCGGCCCAAGCCTGCACAGCACGGTGGCGGCTTGGTAGCCATCCGGCCCACAGGCCACAACCCCTCCggccctctctctcccttagTACCCCAgacccccccctcccccgccgcctccctctcggCTCTCGCATctggcgccccgccgcccctaCCCCCATCGCACTCCACACAACGCCTCACCCTCCCTGCGGCCTCGTCGCTCCTGCTAGCTGCCATTGCCACTCCTTCCATAGGCTCCGGTCTTCGGCTCCCCCCACGAGATCTTGGCAGTAAGATTGGGAGTGGCGGGCGGTTGGGCGGAGAGCCACAACAGGGAGCGGAAGCAGCGGTGTGGAGGTCCGGCCGTAGCAgtagtggcggcggcagcgcgacgCGCCGACCACATGGAGCCAAAGCAGTAGTGCGAGGAGCTGGCCACGGCGGCGCATGGccagccggtggcggcggcggtgcggggggcgacggtggcggcacgCAGGAGGAGCTGCAGCCTGTAGTGATGCACAAGCACAACACAAGGAGCAGGCCATGAGAGCCCGCCGTGCCTCGCGGTGGCCCGAAGCGGTCGTGCTTTACGGGCCGACCCGGCACGAAAAAGGCCTTGTGGACCCGTGCTTGGGCCCCTGgtgcacggcacggcacgacaTGGCCGTCGTGACGGATCAGGCCTGGCATGAAAACTAGCAGGCCTTGCTAGGCCCGTACCGGACCGGGCTGGGCGGTCCGAATGGACAACTATAACGGAATCGTACCGTGCTTGAGGGGGTTCGGATGATCTCCAGGCCGGCTTCGTAGTAGACGACGGCTGCGTAGAAGCCGGCGACCGCCGGATCCCGGGGGATCCGAGCCAGCATGGTCCTGATGGCACGGTTGTGCTGCTGGATGAGGTCGTTGAGGCGCCTGATGCATCCGGAGGCGTCGTAGTCGCCCGGGTCGGTGCTCTGTAACATGGTGAGGTACCGCGGCAGGCAGCCCATCGGGAAATGCCCTGGGACGACGATCGTCCTGGCTCCTAGGTCAATCAGGACCTTGTGGGTGCAGAGAAGAATTATTTCGTGGCTTTGTCAGGGTTCAGGTTTGCAGAACGGACTTGAAGATGGTTATTTTTTACTTAGAAGAATTATAGTTCTTATTATATTTCTGTAAATCATCATCCTCCCCACCTCACATAGAAAAATGTAGTGAAAAATAGTTCTTACCTTGATGGCGTTTTCTATCTTTGCAACAACTTTTGGTATCACCAAGGGTTTGATCACAGCGTCCAGGGATCGGTTCTGCAGGATGAGGTAGCTGTAATCGTTCTCCCCGATCTCCCCCACGACGAACAGGGAGCTCGGCATGATGCCCTTGCGTTCCGCAGCAGAAAGCTAAGCACCGTGCTCCATGTCCATGTGTTGGCAACACTTACAGCTTTGGTGAAACACACGTACCGTCAAGGTTACCTTGCTCCGTGGGCCCGAGCAAGCGGAGCACCTGCTTGAACCACTCCATCTGCACGTCCAGCGAGTAGGGCGGGATGAAGCGGACGAGGGCCGGGCTGAGCCCCATCTCCCTGAAGAAATCCTTGCCCAGCGCCGTCGCCGTGCCCACCGCGAAGTTGGCCCCGTGCCGGAACTcctccgccgtcctgccgccgccgccgcggaggaacAGGGGCGAGAACGGCAGCCCCGGCGCCTCCGCTGCGCACGTTTCAATTTGGCGTCACTTTCGTACACTAGCTAGTTCGTATATGAAGCGTGCATTCAACACCGACCAATGAAGTCGACGATGAGCCT is a genomic window containing:
- the LOC117835704 gene encoding GDSL esterase/lipase At1g31550; translated protein: MYFDYHVAARQLARTVSSDPWRLLRGASPSPPPPPSPRVPVRRRSISRWRRLLRLHHLLPRRPRHRALPYGETFFRRPTGRFCDGRLIVDFIGRSEAPGLPFSPLFLRGGGGRTAEEFRHGANFAVGTATALGKDFFREMGLSPALVRFIPPYSLDVQMEWFKQVLRLLGPTDAERKGIMPSSLFVVGEIGENDYSYLILQNRSLDAVIKPLVIPKVVAKIENAIKVLIDLGARTIVVPGHFPMGCLPRYLTMLQSTDPGDYDASGCIRRLNDLIQQHNRAIRTMLARIPRDPAVAGFYAAVVYYEAGLEIIRTPSSTVRFRYSCPFGPPSPVRYGPSKAC
- the LOC117835898 gene encoding 10 kDa chaperonin, mitochondrial, with translation MAKRLIPSLNRVLVEKLLQPKKSAGGILLPETTKQLNAAKVIAVGPGDRDRDGKLIPVSLNEGDTVLLPEYGGTEVKLAEKEYLLFREHDILGKLLE